In Qipengyuania psychrotolerans, one DNA window encodes the following:
- a CDS encoding type I secretion system permease/ATPase, with protein sequence MEQTAGEQIDGRILDPLVECVAEGARRYGLPFARDLLAQLPRNAEGQLPVHQAPAALELAGLNYDVEHPRRIPATGKHLPAIAALGDRRFALLLETKDDELLVWRPESGTEIWEPRSELAESYAGTLIPIHGDPDKMRADEAPWHAKARQHWFWGELRRERRAFMPVLLASLLINLLAISLPIFTMNVYDRVIPNQAQETLWVLGIGVVLAFTLEFALRRARTSIVDEIAQRLDLKLSQKIFSRLLAVPLSERKGHTGSLAARVAEYAIVRDFFASTSVVLVVDVVFLVIFVGVIAIIGGWLALVPLTIILAMMIAGYILQKKVVEASQDAQADYGLQQTLLVESLTGAETLKAMGGEGGMISRWHQLAEIGGHSQLRLRSINSLAVGLAQVFQQVSTVSLIIGGYYLFASGAITMGAIIAIVMLASRSLAPAGQIAFLLTRGRQAQETLGSIERLFEGEDERRLGASVAPAAITRPRIEFHDADFAYTEGGQPALTGLNLTIEPGERIALVGRVASGKSTLGRLLCGLYRPTSGAMLVNGIDVNQYRPQQLRDALGFVGQDAALFSGSIRDNLILGRTDISEEELLAAMRATGADAFLSRDSGGFDRAVGEDGRQLSGGQRSFLSLARAMVRPRELLFLDEPTGAMDSETEKMFVERLAASLQPERTLVIATHRPALFSICDRLIVLDRGRIAADGSVKDVLAKAGAAKGVAS encoded by the coding sequence ATGGAACAGACTGCTGGAGAACAGATCGACGGGCGGATCCTTGATCCGCTCGTCGAGTGCGTTGCGGAAGGGGCACGTCGATACGGCTTGCCGTTTGCGCGCGATTTGCTCGCGCAGCTTCCGCGCAATGCGGAAGGCCAGCTCCCTGTCCACCAGGCCCCGGCAGCACTCGAGCTGGCAGGCCTGAATTATGACGTAGAGCATCCGCGCCGCATTCCGGCGACCGGCAAGCACCTGCCCGCGATCGCAGCGCTTGGTGACCGCCGTTTCGCGTTGCTGCTGGAAACCAAGGACGATGAACTGCTCGTCTGGCGGCCAGAGTCAGGCACCGAGATATGGGAGCCGCGCAGCGAGCTGGCGGAAAGCTATGCCGGCACGCTCATCCCGATCCACGGCGACCCCGACAAGATGCGCGCCGACGAAGCGCCATGGCATGCCAAGGCGCGCCAGCATTGGTTCTGGGGCGAATTGCGCCGCGAGCGCCGCGCATTCATGCCGGTCTTGCTCGCATCGCTGCTGATCAACCTGCTCGCAATTTCGCTGCCGATCTTCACGATGAACGTCTATGACCGGGTGATCCCGAACCAGGCGCAGGAGACCCTGTGGGTTCTGGGCATCGGTGTCGTGCTGGCATTCACCCTCGAATTTGCGCTGCGCCGCGCCCGGACTTCCATCGTCGATGAAATCGCCCAGCGGCTCGATCTCAAGCTCAGCCAGAAGATCTTTTCGCGCCTGCTTGCCGTTCCGCTTTCCGAACGCAAGGGCCACACCGGTTCCCTCGCCGCGCGGGTGGCCGAATATGCCATCGTGCGCGACTTCTTCGCCTCGACCTCGGTGGTGCTGGTGGTCGACGTGGTTTTCCTGGTCATCTTCGTCGGAGTTATCGCCATCATAGGGGGCTGGCTAGCGCTGGTACCGCTGACCATAATTCTGGCCATGATGATTGCGGGCTATATCCTGCAAAAGAAGGTCGTCGAAGCTTCTCAGGACGCGCAGGCCGACTACGGATTGCAGCAAACGCTTCTTGTAGAATCGCTGACCGGCGCGGAAACGCTCAAGGCGATGGGCGGCGAGGGCGGCATGATCTCTCGCTGGCACCAGCTTGCCGAGATCGGCGGCCACTCCCAACTGCGCCTGCGCTCGATCAATTCGCTGGCCGTTGGATTGGCGCAGGTGTTCCAGCAGGTTTCGACCGTTTCGCTGATTATTGGCGGCTACTATCTGTTTGCCTCGGGCGCGATCACGATGGGCGCGATTATCGCCATCGTCATGTTGGCTTCACGCTCGCTTGCTCCGGCTGGGCAGATCGCTTTCCTGCTTACTCGCGGACGCCAGGCCCAGGAAACGCTGGGCAGTATCGAACGTCTGTTCGAAGGCGAAGACGAACGCCGGCTTGGTGCCAGTGTTGCTCCAGCCGCGATTACCCGTCCGCGTATCGAATTTCATGACGCCGACTTCGCGTACACCGAAGGCGGCCAGCCTGCCTTGACGGGACTGAACCTCACTATCGAGCCGGGCGAGCGTATTGCGCTTGTCGGCCGGGTGGCATCGGGCAAATCGACGCTGGGCCGCCTGCTTTGCGGTCTGTACCGCCCCACCTCCGGAGCGATGCTGGTAAACGGCATCGATGTGAATCAGTACCGGCCCCAGCAATTGCGCGATGCGCTTGGCTTCGTGGGTCAGGATGCAGCCCTGTTCTCGGGTTCGATCCGGGATAACCTCATCCTCGGGCGGACAGACATTTCCGAGGAAGAACTGTTGGCCGCAATGCGCGCAACCGGTGCGGACGCCTTCCTGTCACGCGATAGCGGCGGTTTCGACCGTGCGGTCGGCGAAGACGGGCGCCAGCTTTCGGGCGGCCAGCGCAGCTTCCTGTCGCTTGCCCGGGCCATGGTGCGCCCGCGTGAACTCCTGTTCCTGGACGAGCCGACCGGCGCGATGGATAGCGAGACCGAGAAGATGTTCGTCGAGCGGCTTGCCGCCTCGCTCCAGCCTGAGAGGACACTTGTGATCGCCACGCATCGTCCTGCGCTATTTTCCATCTGCGACCGCCTGATCGTGCTCGATCGCGGCCGGATTGCAGCCGATGGATCGGTGAAAGACGTGCTCGCCAAGGCTGGTGCAGCCAAGGGAGTCGCGTCATGA